A genomic window from Salvia hispanica cultivar TCC Black 2014 chromosome 5, UniMelb_Shisp_WGS_1.0, whole genome shotgun sequence includes:
- the LOC125187403 gene encoding protein TOO MANY MOUTHS, which yields MPFTVIMPDSGALVDGPQTGLPGSNTGAQTDPEEQEAVYDIMRATGNDWATEIPNVCRGRWHGIECVPDKDNVFHVVSLSFGSLSDDTAFPTCDPTRSTISPSITKLPHLRTLFFYRCFTNNPQPIPSFLGQLGSSLQTLVLRENNHIGPIPPELGNLTYLTVLDLHKNNLNGSIPHSLGHIHDLRSLDLSCNKLSGSFPNITFPSLSILDLNQNHFKGSLPNSLLSSNSLLKIDLSRNRISGPIPNLENLENLVLLDLSYNTLTGPLPNTLQNQRSLQALILNGNPSISTTIPKDMFSGLNNLIILGLSNTDLKGPIPESLGELAMLRVLHLDGNQLNGTIPSTFAKLNSLSELRLDNNKLVGPIPFKRERVWRMGRKLRIHNNLGLCYDEKSGLGDDLDSLASAGIGLCDVPKNVPASSVQHISTLDYGNMFNSTTNSSASPHKNNAFVGVMIIFFIFVSCLL from the coding sequence ATGCCCTTCACCGTTATCATGCCGGATTCGGGTGCCCTCGTAGACGGGCCACAAACCGGGCTACCCGGGTCCAACACCGGCGCTCAAACGGATCCCGAAGAGCAAGAAGCGGTCTACGACATAATGAGAGCAACCGGCAACGACTGGGCCACGGAGATCCCGAACGTGTGCCGCGGTCGGTGGCACGGGATCGAGTGCGTGCCCGACAAAGACAACGTGTTCCACGTCGTGTCTCTTTCTTTCGGGTCACTATCGGACGATACCGCATTCCCGACGTGCGACCCGACCCGCTCCACCATCTCACCATCCATCACTAAACTCCCTCACCTAAGAACCCTTTTCTTCTACCGATGTTTCACCAACAACCCTCAACCCATACCATCTTTTCTAGGCCAATTGGGCTCCTCTTTGCAAACTTTAGTACTAAGGGAAAACAACCACATTGGCCCAATTCCACCTGAATTAGGCAACTTGACCTATTTGACCGTTTTAGATCTTcacaaaaacaatttaaatggTTCAATCCCACATTCATTAGGTCATATCCATGATTTAAGGTCATTAGACTTGAGTTGCAATAAATTATCTGGCTCATTTCCTAACATCACATTCCCATCATTAAGCATCCTAGACCTCAACCAAAATCATTTCAAAGGCTCCCTCCCAAACTCCCTCCTAAGTAGTAATTCCCTCCTAAAAATAGATTTAAGTCGAAATCGAATCTCCGGTCCCATCCCAAACCTAGAAAACCTCGAAAACCTAGTTCTCCTCGACTTGAGTTACAATACCCTAACCGGACCTCTCCCTAACACACTTCAAAACCAAAGATCTCTTCAAGCTCTCATCCTCAATGGCAACCCCTCCATATCCACCACAATTCCAAAGGACATGTTTTCAGGTTTGAACAACTTGATCATCTTAGGATTATCAAACACAGACTTGAAAGGTCCAATCCCGGAATCACTAGGAGAGTTAGCTATGCTAAGAGTGCTCCATCTTGATGGGAACCAACTCAATGGAACCATACCATCAACATTTGCCAAATTGAATAGTCTTAGTGAGCTAAGGCTAGACAATAACAAATTGGTAGGGCCAATTCCTttcaagagagagagggtTTGGAGAATGGGGAGAAAATTGAGGATTCACAATAATTTGGGGCTTTGCTATGATGAGAAAAGTGGGCTTGGAGATGATTTGGACAGTTTGGCTAGTGCAGGAATTGGACTTTGTGACGTGCCTAAAAATGTACCAGCGTCATCAGTTCAACATATCTCTACACTTGATTATGGGAACATGTTCAATTCCACCACGAATTCAAGTGCTTCACCACACAAAAATAATGCTTTTGTTGGAGTGAtgatcatatttttcatttttgtttcttgtttattGTGA
- the LOC125189340 gene encoding agamous-like MADS-box protein AGL29, whose protein sequence is MSEKKTRGRQKIPIRLIENKDDLLVSFSKRRVGVYKKASELSTLCGVDVGAIIFSPSGIPHSFFTPDLDSVVHGRREGNGPQTRIHEINRRLDGVVEQLEREERREKHLGGGGEMGWWEFPMESLDAEQVKEQIEWFRTFRAQVKGRIEELKNGGASSAAAGDGGGGVIGGESFFAAPVSDDAYGFAPAFDGGRYGLDLFGGGMGNEYFPGSSDVGGDGHGHGYGYLPGGYGEAGPSK, encoded by the coding sequence ATGTCGGAAAAGAAGACAAGAGGTCGTCAAAAGATCCCGATCAGACTGATCGAGAACAAAGACGACCTCTTGGTTTCCTTCTCGAAACGGCGCGTGGGCGTGTACAAGAAGGCGAGCGAGCTGAGCACGCTGTGCGGCGTGGACGTGGGCGCCATCATCTTCTCTCCGTCGGGCATCCCTCACTCGTTCTTCACCCCGGACTTGGACTCCGTCGTCCACGGGCGCCGCGAGGGAAACGGCCCGCAGACGAGGATCCACGAGATCAACAGGCGGCTGGATGGGGTGGTGGAGCAGCTGGAGCGGGAGGAGAGGAGGGAGAAGCAtctcggcggcggcggcgagaTGGGGTGGTGGGAGTTTCCGATGGAGAGCTTGGATGCGGAGCAGGTGAAGGAGCAGATCGAGTGGTTCCGGACGTTCAGGGCGCAGGTTAAAGGGCGGATTGAAGAGCTCAAGAATGGCGGCGCAAGCTCTGCGGCGGCGGgagatggtggtggtggtgttaTAGGTGGAGAGAGTTTCTTTGCTGCGCCGGTGTCTGATGATGCGTATGGTTTTGCTCCGGCGTTTGATGGGGGGAGGTACGGTTTGGATTTGTTTGGTGGTGGGATGGGGAATGAGTATTTTCCGGGGTCGTCGGATGTCGGCGGTGATGGTCATGGTCATGGATATGGTTATCTTCCTGGAGGATATGGAGAGGCTGGACCTTCCAAATAG